A genomic stretch from Pochonia chlamydosporia 170 chromosome 4, whole genome shotgun sequence includes:
- a CDS encoding chromosome segregation protein (similar to Coccidioides immitis RS XP_001240882.1), whose protein sequence is MAPSNEATVPSTRRVRKSIGAHAEMKRSVDKENATVDVARTLADNRKKSRSKSMGPGGLDALKHGTGNRRASIAAPVKPRSILKPTIYSVQEIPPLRSETQRTRKSSESRDSTKSLGSSNDESTNGSKVALKTEEEQQAAAREREERERRDARRKSLANRRVSFAAEATLHTFHEIEYMQDSTTSSTDSSRRASSVNGPDSTGTVPKSPDDQRSNRRNSGLPPMNFHKSDDDTLTSTIYSSDSEPPDAIEEVEDDSGSSDSDDGTMMTIETEDITGTTVASERYSSDDESSTLDRALRAAAERAGTQRLDEDDEDDGLDDGEEIIPSFGWVKKSNQGSVALANGSTTRRDEETEMDMDMDMDMTGAVGKIIRPQNTTHLDGNDDMSMDVTQALGGILSQSKGKQVAQHNETMEATMDFTTAVGRIHEPQNLYHDESDTNEDFSMEFTAAMGGVLPQAKAPSAAPGRRRTLTRQGESRMEDATMDMTIGYGNIIPHSAYGNENTVQGEETMGMDITAALGGIIGNGDTTSRNLGKRIMEEEVNKPHSPKRAIMAAVSQKTPTRRSSRLSGMSQAASPGLPESPGLSAFRGKGLRRSTEPQTPDTLSSPLRTPASSPMKQATPKAQPTSTSTPSQRTRSKSPRSTTPQRKSGPKSQKSPSSTKLSNPKLSPFQNDAQSRTPTVVLTPQTRRLSGVGADKSGLGSPQVTALFERRTSIGDSATNFIPGRREVAFESPKVMEEEIDKEREAEEEKENRRRILEREVDGPQEDREATLNLREMIDSLSPKRNPLKGRKSLHVGSAKGLLGKRPLELDDEDSEDNDGVKRLKGGYTSPVKNVKLQQPPSVAETTGRLTRTSRRSLEPGENNTTPSFSSPLRKEPATTPRHQGRFKDLRETQTIHEVNFQPSHDKDAEELEQEVDDEKIHLQDFLNMTSIRFMELTTTKRRHTAAPNNFQDGSSGDGEDDMSLERCVVAGACTVPMLELYQHSCRELKNYIAEGRRMVKEIEEETLEVNPPLFREYMSATPDVKALMDNQFKNVKTHARLLSKAMWYEWRMKLQEGLREGLVTISRGMDADERMLTEREALLAEVLPGVAERYHQLEEESGNLDEAAKELADCDPGELQAARDELTDLDADIEDKKRLIAELGKQFESSSSEADNLSAKKEDLMAAIRQSEKIREACRGWTGSEVESLKARVDAIEKDHGWAVTGLSGTNLSMAYKREIEIVFDIASFQPHRPNSRIDLWYIGDSGDDQSAAKTADKEFFLQCIRDHVRALPQSRTKILDLLNIVRNAWDKARFVTLQLHAVNITFPSRVTKTSDSSVAVTSSLLLTPLRTRVETTLHLQGHSVVKGVDIGISTQVKVIYGEHFNVNKVGEFLATKIGDKIGVKEDDWSEVLIELQKRLIARGKKQISGVTQ, encoded by the exons ATGGCTCCGTCAAATGAGGCAACCGTGCCTTCGACACGGAGAGTTAGGAAGTCTATTGGAGCTCACGCCGAAATGAAGCGCAGTGTGGATAAAGAGAATGCGACTGTTGATGTGGCACGCACCCTTGCTGATAATCgcaagaagtcaagaagcAAGAGTATGGGGCCAGGAGGGCTCGATGCTTTGAAACATGGGACGGGAAATCGACGCGCA TCCATTGCCGCCCCAGTCAAGCCGAGATCGATTCTTAAGCCAACCATATATTCCGTGCAAGAAATCCCCCCTCTGAGGAGCGAAACTCAGCGCACTAGGAAGTCGAGCGAATCTCGTGACTCAACCAAGTCGTTGGGCTCTTCAAATGATGAAAGTACAAATGGCTCCAAAGTTGCCCTTAAAACGGAAGAGGAGCAACAAGCGGCTGCACGTGAAAGAGAGGAGCGAGAGCGGAGAGACGCTCGTCGCAAGTCCTTGGCAAACAGAAGAGTATCTTTCGCTGCTGAAGCCACGCTGCATACCTTCCACGAGATAGAGTATATGCAAGATTCGACCACATCGTCTACCGACTCATCGCGAAGAGCATCATCTGTTAATGGACCCGACTCGACGGGAACAGTGCCGAAATCACCAGACGACCAAAGATCCAACAGAAGGAACTCGGGACTCCCGCCCATGAACTTTCATAAATCCGACGATGATACCTTGACATCCACAATATATAGCTCTGACTCTGAGCCGCCGGATGCGATAGAGGAGGTAGAGGATGATAGCGGCTCCAGTGACTCAGACGACGGAACAATGATGACAATCGAAACTGAAGATATTACGGGAACGACTGTTGCCTCTGAAAGATATAGCTCTGATGACGAATCTTCAACTCTTGATCGCGCTCTGAGGGCCGCAGCCGAAAGGGCTGGCACGCAACggctggacgaggacgacgaagacgacgggctggatgatggcgaagaaaTTATTCCCTCGTTTGGTTGGGTGAAGAAAAGTAATCAAGGCTCTGTCGCACTCGCAAATGGTTCAACAACTAGGCGGGATGAGGAGACtgaaatggacatggacatggacatggacatgacggGTGCTGTAGGCAAAATTATCAGACCACAGAACACGACACACctggatggaaatgatgatATGTCAATGGACGTCACCCAAGCGCTTGGAGGCATATTGTCTCAGAGCAAAGGCAAGCAAGTTGCCCAGCACAATGAGACTATGGAGGCAACAATGGACTTTACAACCGCGGTTGGGCGAATTCATGAACCACAAAATTTGTATCATGACGAGTCTGATACAAACGAAGACTTTTCAATGGAGTTTACGGCGGCTATGGGAGGTGTTCTCCCACAAGCAAAAGCGCCCAGCGCTGCCCCTGGTCGACGGCGAACTTTGACTCGACAAGGAGAATCAAGAATGGAGGATGCTACCATGGATATGACTATTGGATATGGAAATATTATTCCTCATAGTGCATATGGTAACGAGAATACCGTGCAAGGAGAGGAGACCATGGGTATGGATATTACTGCGGCCCTTGGAGGAATTATTGGAAATGGTGATACGACTTCCAGAAATCTTGGGAAGAGAATtatggaagaagaagtcaacaAGCCACACAGCCCGAAACGTGCCATTATGGCGGCTGTTTCGCAAAAGACACCAACCAGACGGAGCTCGCGATTATCTGGAATgtctcaagctgcttctcccGGTTTGCCTGAGAGTCCGGGTCTCTCGGCCTTCCGTGGCAAAGGACTGCGCCGAAGTACTGAGCCCCAGACACCTGATACTTTATCGTCGCCGCTCAgaacaccagcatcatcacccaTGAAACAAGCAACACCAAAAGCTCAGCCGACATCCACAAGCACCCCATCGCAAAGAACGCGAAGCAAGAGCCCGCGATCAACGACACCTCAGCGAAAATCAGGACCAAAGTCTCAGAAGAGcccatcttcaacaaaacTATCGAATCCAAAGCTATCCCCCTTTCAAAATGATGCACAGTCCAGGACGCCAACTGTCGTGTTGACACCACAAACGCGCCGGTTGTCAGGAGTTGGAGCTGATAAAAGTGGACTTGGGTCACCGCAAGTAACCGCTTTGTTTGAAAGACGCACTTCTATCGGTGACAGTGCTACAAATTTCATTCCGGGAAGACGAGAAGTCGCATTTGAGAGCCCTAAAGTtatggaggaggagattgatAAAGAGAGGGAAgctgaggaagagaaggaaaaccGACGACGCATTCTTGAGCGCGAAGTCGATGGGCCACAAGAAGATAGGGAAGCTACCTTGAATTTGCGAGAAATGATTGACAGCTTAAGCCCGAAGCGAAATCCCCTAAAAGGTCGAAAGAGCCTCCATGTTGGCAGCGCCAAGGGTCTCCTGGGGAAGAGACCACTGgagctggatgatgaggattCTGAGGACAACGATGGAGTGAAGAGGCTCAAGGGCGGTTATACCAGTCCAGTcaaaaatgtcaagttgcagcaaCCCCCTTCTGTAGCTGAGACTACCGGAAGACTCACGAGAACAAGCCGAAGAAGCCTGGAGCCTGGTGAAAACAACACGACGCCATCATTTTCCTCCCCGCTCAGGAAAGAACCAGCTACGACACCACGACACCAAGGTCGTTTCAAGGATCTCCGGGAAACCCAAACAATTCATGAGGTTAACTTTCAACCATCTCATGACAAGGATGCCGAGGAACTGGAGCAAGAGGTTGACGATGAGAAGATACACTTGCAAGACTTCCTGAACATGACATCGATTCGCTTCATGGAActgacaacaacaaagcGACGTCACACTGCTGCGCCAAACAATTTTCAAGATGGATCATCTGGAGACGGCGAGGACGATATGTCCCTTGAGCGCTGTGTGGTCGCAGGTGCTTGCACTGTCCCTATGCTGGAACTTTACCAACACTCCTGCAGGGAGCTCAAGAACTACATAGCAGAAGGTCGGCGGATGgtgaaggagattgaggaggagACTCTTGAAGTCAACCCTCCCTTGTTTCGCGAGTACATGTCAGCGACTCCAGACGTCAAAGCCCTTATGGATAACCAGTTCAAGAACGTCAAAACACATGCAAGGCTGTTGAGCAAAGCCATGTGGTACGAGTGGAGAATGAAGCTCCAAGAAGGTTTGAGGGAAGGCCTCGTTACTATTTCCCGTGGTATGGATGCCGATGAACGGATGCTCACGGAACGAGAAGCGCTGCTAGCCGAAGTCTTGCCCGGTGTTGCGGAGAGATATCATCAGCTAGAGGAAGAGAGCGGGAATCTTGATGAAGCCGCCAAAGAGCTTGCGGACTGTGACCCAGGCGAACTCCAAGCGGCACGAGATGAGCTAACGGACTTGGATGCGGATAtcgaggacaagaagaggcTCATTGCGGAACTTGGAAAACAATTTGAATCCAGCAGCTCCGAGGCTGACAATCTTTCTGCGAAGAAAGAGGACCTCATGGCCGCGATACGGCAATCTGAGAAGATCCGAGAAGCATGTCGTGGTTGGACAGGTAGCGAGGTCGAATCTCTCAAAG CCCGTGTTGATGCGATTGAAAAAGACCATGGCTGGGCTGTCACCGGCCTGTCAGGTACGAATCTTTCCATGGCATACAAGCGGGAGATTGAGATTGTTTTCGACATTGCCTCGTTCCAGCCACATCGGCCAAATTCTCGAATCGACTTATGGTATATTGGAGACAGTGGGGATGACCAGTCGGCGGCGAAGACGGCAGACAAGGAGTTTTTCCTGCAGTGTATTCGAGATCATGTTCGAGCCCTGCCCCAGAGCCGAACGAAGATACTGGATCTGTTGAACATTGTCCGCAACGCTTGGGACAAAGCCCGGTTTGTGACTTTGCAGCTCCACGCCGTGAATATTACTTTCCCATCGAGAGTTACGAAAACTTCGGACTCGAGCGTTGCTGTGACGAGTTCACTGCTCTTAACACCCCTCCGGACCAGAGTTGAGACGACACTGCATCTTCAAGGTCATAGTGTTGTCAAGGGGGTTGATATCGGGATATCCACACAAGTCAAGGTTATTTATGGGGAACACTTCAACGTTAACAAGGTTGGGGAGTTCTTGGCAACCAAGATTGGTGACAAGATTGGGGTTAAAGAGGACGACTGGAGCGAAGTCTTGATTGAACTTCAGAAACGATTAATCGCCAGAGGGAAGAAGCAGATCTCTGGCGTGACGCAGTaa
- a CDS encoding 40S ribosomal protein S11 (similar to Metarhizium acridum CQMa 102 XP_007813619.1): protein MKCGILNRDSPCFVYFQDAGNGTYFWVKATELTVQSERAFQKQPHIFLNSKTKAKSARPGKGGRRWYKDVGLGFRTPKTAIEGSYIDKKCPFTGLVSIRGRILTGTVVSTKMHRTVIIRREYLHFIPKYSRYEKRHKNLAAHVSPAFRVEEGDQVTVGQCRPLSKTVRFNVLRVLPRTGKAVKKFSKF from the exons ATGAAGTGTGGAATCTTGAACCGCGATTCGCCGTGTTTTGTTTACTTTCAAGACGCAGGCAACGGTACGTACTTTTGGGTAAA GGCGACCGAGTTGACTGTCCAGTCGGAGCGTGCGTTCCAGAAGCAGCctcacatcttcctcaactccaagaccaaggccaagagcGCCAGACCGGGCAAGGGTGGCCGACGATGGTATAAGGATGTTGGTCTGGGTTTCCGTACCCCCAAGACTGCCATTGAGGGCAGCTACATCG ACAAGAAATGCCCTTTCACCGGTCTCGTCTCCATCCGTGGCCGTATCCTGACCGGCACCGTCGTTTCCACCAAGATGCACCGAACTGTCATTATCCGAAGAGAGTACCTCCACTTCATCCCCAAGTACTCCCGTTATGAGAAGCGCCACAAGAACCTCGCCGCCCACGTCTCTCCCGCTTTCCGTGTCGAGGAGGGTGACCAGGTTACCGTTGGCCAGTGCCGACCTCTTTCTAAGACT GTCCGCTTCAACGTTCTCCGTGTCCTGCCCCGAACTGGCAAGGCGGTTAAGAAATTCAGCAAGTTCTAA
- a CDS encoding autophagy-related protein 6 (similar to Metarhizium robertsii ARSEF 23 XP_007816935.2) translates to MGWFPSIFGSDKPSDPLGKLDPKLREFLEKEAPVKYTPNQAATSPAAPQPASQQQARETQSSVTAGTAPDASAVPSQSLYQDGRYAHLWKNYRPLAQIESESATDHDKLMDVLEGFKERKAAVGRAALENCAIQQEEWVNCMKNGSWEDQLQMCRHQVRRFERCYTLQSRFLRALGYGSVTGRPAQIDEDIQMHADTLYDRMLTHETAVEQAKKDGTPIPIFDPSLPKASAPKVVPTQELEKTWKEKLDKLPEDERAMEEAALRADLQAKSDVAKNVKQIWATQKEEREARKAGGQATFGDVMSAIFGRGGGDK, encoded by the exons ATGGGCTGGTTTCCTTCAATATTCGGGTCGGACAAGCCGTCCGATCCCCTAGGCAAACTCGACCCCAAGCTTCGCGAATTCCTCGAGAAAGAAGCACCAGTAAAATATACCCCGAACCAGGCGGCCACCTCACCAGCCGCACCTCAACCTGCatcccagcaacaagcacGAGAAACACAGTCGTCAGTCACGGCAGGAACCGCACCCGATGCATCAGCCGTACCATCACAGAGTTTATACCAAGATGGCCGATACGCGCATCTGTGGAAGAACTACCGCCCGTTAGCGCAAATCGAATCCGAATCGGCGACCGACCACGACAAACTCATGGACGTGCTAGAAGGATTCAAGGAGCGCAAAGCCGCAGTTGGCAGAGCCGCCTTGGAAAACTGCGCCATCCAGCAGGAGGAGTGGGTGAATTGCATGAAGAACGGCAGTTGGGAGGATCAACTACAAATGTGTAGACACCAAGTGAGACGGTTCGAGAGATGCTACACCCTACAATCA CGGTTCCTCAGAGCCCTGGGATACGGCTCAGTGACTGGTCGACCGGCCCAAATCGACGAGGACATCCAAATGCACGCCGACACACTATACGACCGAATGCTCACGCACGAAACGGCCGTCGAACAAGCCAAGAAGGATGGTACACCGATTCCCATATTCGATCCGTCTTTGCCAAAGGCGAGTGCGCCAAAGGTTGTTCCGACCCAAGAACTCGAGAAGACGTGGAAGGAAAAGTTGGACAAGCTACCGGAAGATGAGAGAGCGATGGAAGAAGCTGCGTTGAGGGCGGATTTGCAGGCCAAATCTGACGTGGCCAAGAATGTGAAGCAAATATGGGCAACCcagaaggaggagagggagGCTAGAAAGGCGGGTGGACAAGCTACGTTTGGGGATGTGATGTCTGCTATCTTCGGAAGAGGCGGCGGAGATAAATAG
- a CDS encoding udp-galactose transporter like protein (similar to Togninia minima UCRPA7 XP_007914514.1): MAGANDSFSNLEKYRLQLEENVNQLKTALQHWQTWDAEYEALKEEVEAIQEPYSPDELRRIHDEFDGELLIGKEIDEVFGLQELKSRAQIINVLQRRIDYVGKNVSSLEKQLETAENKYATATVVSQPDIVDEDGQPITEIIEELDDDDNVVSYRLNQPGNALPKVKEALEKAGVDDLQGETQAIEENAPSTTPAEKRPSSAISLKPRPTASPKPSGSETLPAPSAKKSVSFSEDVEVSNPPPAEMSIRAKRVDKIMRTAKEQESISNEKPIIPDDEDSDDAELRQQMLQYGMGEVGAVVAELDLEEVDSDDDSGFGYGDDDFDDDFDDEEGEEDKYGRYTGRVVTDKYRQRMLELEQRLGIKSRFTEQAEQKEDGEKSTDDSEGIGRIVVNREPGTSSSATKPAPSKSNIKERKNGDVEEKKGVRFAQALDIAPEDEAAAAQPAVKETPVIEPLGDVVERTSSTKVTEPKTTRKPSRFKKSRDDSAPNDHIPKGPFDVPSKFVQQQQQQQPQRTVPTGPEGSTIANTLVERENSSNVLAPDEFDDSMAHQEIADEYQRMRRKFIHRDGGFLKEDESVIQPLDEADGGQPMSRFKAARLSRQ; encoded by the coding sequence ATGGCCGGCGCCAACGACAGCTTTTCCAACCTCGAGAAGTACCGTCTACAACTCGAGGAAAATGTCAACCAGTTGAAAACGGCCCTCCAACATTGGCAAACTTGGGATGCCGAATACGAAGCTCTTaaagaagaagttgaagctaTTCAGGAACCATACTCACCCGACGAGTTACGTCGCATTCATGACGAATTCGATGGGGAGCTGCTAATCGGGAAAGAGATTGACGAAGTTTTTGGTTTACAAGAACTAAAATCCAGGGCTCAGATTATCAATGTATTACAAAGGCGCATCGACTATGTCGGCAAAAACGTTTCGAGTCTAGAGAAGCAGCTCGAAACAGCAGAGAACAAGTATGCTACTGCTACAGTTGTGAGCCAACCGGATAtcgtggatgaagatggccagCCCATCACTGAAATCATAGAGGAGCTAGACGATGATGATAATGTTGTTTCATATCGTCTCAACCAGCCTGGAAATGCTTTACCAAAGGTCAAAGAGGCCCTGGAGAAGGCGGGAGTTGATGATCTCCAAGGTGAGACTCAAGCGATAGAAGAAAACGCTCCATCGACCACGCCGGCGGAGAAAAGGCCGTCTTCTGCGATCTCATTGAAGCCCAGACCGACGGCCTCACCTAAACCATCTGGCTCAGAAACACTGCCCGCGCCGTCAGCCAAAAAAAGTGTATCATTCTCAGAGGATGTGGAAGTCTCAAACCCGCCACCGGCAGAAATGTCTATAAGGGCCAAACGGGTGGACAAAATAATGAGGACTGCCAAGGAACAAGAAAGCATTAGCAATGAAAAGCCAATTATTCCGGATGATGAAGATTCTGACGATGCTGAGCTGAGACAACAAATGTTGCAGTACGGCATGGGCGAGGTCGGGGCTGTGGTTGCCGAGTTGGACCTAGAGGAAGTCGACTCAGACGACGATAGCGGCTTTGGCTATGGCGACGATGATTTCGATGATGACttcgatgacgaggagggcgAAGAGGACAAGTACGGCCGGTACACTGGACGTGTTGTTACTGATAAGTACCGTCAGCGGATGCTTGAATTGGAACAGAGACTGGGTATTAAATCCCGCTTCACTGAGCAAGCTGAGCAAAAGGAAGACGGCGAAAAGTCAACCGACGATTCCGAAGGGATAGGCAGGATCGTTGTCAACCGAGAGCCTGGgacttcatcatcggcaaCGAAACCTGCTCCTTCAAAATCTAATATTAAGGAGAGGAAAAACGGAGATGtcgaggaaaagaaaggtGTTCGGTTTGCACAGGCACTCGACATTGCCCCAGAGGATGAAGCAGCAGCCGCTCAGCCAGCTGTAAAGGAAACGCCAGTCATCGAGCCTTTGGGGGATGTCGTTGAACGGACAAGCTCTACAAAAGTTACTGAGCCGAAAACAACTCGCAAGCCGTCGAGATTTAAAAAGTCCAGAGACGACAGTGCACCAAATGATCACATTCCAAAGGGGCCTTTTGATGTTCCCTCGAAATTcgtgcagcagcagcagcagcaacaaccacagCGAACCGTACCTACCGGACCGGAGGGTTCGACCATTGCCAATACCTTGGTAGAACGCGAAAACTCATCCAATGTCCTTGCTCCAGACGAGTTTGACGACTCCATGGCACACCAGGAAATTGCCGATGAGTACCAGCGCATGCGCAGAAAATTTATTCATCGTGACGGCGGTTTCTTGAAGGAGGACGAGTCTGTCATCCAACCACTAGACGAGGCCGATGGCGGACAACCGATGAGTCGCTTTAAGGCTGCGCGACTATCAAGGCAATAG
- a CDS encoding folylpolyglutamate synthase (similar to Verticillium alfalfae VaMs.102 XP_003002677.1), with product MATATRSYNDAIDALNSLQTPHAVIEERRRLGIKPDASSIREMMAYLARIGYTPADLDRLNIVHVAGTKGKGSTCAFVDSILSQYQRSKSTPRKTGLFISPHLIAVRERIRINSAPISEALFTKYFFQVWDRLGESTAHPEDAAPGSRPLYARYLTLMSWHAFLQEGVDCAVYETGIGGEFDATNIVERPVASGISTLGIDHVFVLGDTVDKIAWHKAGIMKTGSPAFTVEQVPSAAGVLQDRAKEKSVDLKVLHVDERLRGVKIRPDALFQKKNATLAVALAASALKKLGVDVDVNGTDSPLPQEFVDGLEKTVFRGRCEVKEEDKVKWFVDGAHTADSLKITGPRIIIFNQQGRTEAIDFLTPLQKTTSRPSPLPSFDHAIFCTNVTYAKTGYKRDFVNRGIDPKEIETLSVQKRFAEKWREIDPAANVVVMPTIEEALDYARRVGEGLDEGKVMAYVTGSLHLVGGALGILEKADAL from the exons ATGGCTACAGCAACTCGATCCTACAAC GACGCAATCGATGCGCTCAACTCACTGCAAACGCCTCATGCAGTAATAGAAGAACGCCGTAGGCTAGGAATCAAACCCGATGCCTCGTCCATTCGCGAAATGATGGCATACCTCGCCCGAATAGGATACACA CCCGCCGACCTAGACCGTCTAAACATAGTCCATGTAGCAGgcacaaaaggcaaaggaagcACCTGCGCCTTCGTCGACTCCATCCTCTCGCAATACCAGCGCAGCAAATCCACCCCCCGCAAAACAGGACTCTTCATCTCGCCCCATCTCATCGCTGTTCGAGAGCGCATCAGGATAAACTCGGCCCCCATCTCAGAGGCCCTCTTCACCAAGTACTTCTTCCAGGTATGGGACCGGCTGGGCGAATCGACCGCCCACCCCGAAGATGCGGCACCCGGCTCCCGGCCCCTGTACGCTCGATATCTCACGCTCATGAGCTGGCATGCGTTTCTGCAAGAGGGCGTCGACTGCGCGGTGTATGAGACGGGCATAGGCGGGGAGTTTGACGCGACGAATATCGTCGAGCGACCTGTTGCGTCGGGGATAAGCACCCTTGGCATTGACCACGTCTTTGTGCTGGGCGATACGGTGGACAAGATTGCATGGCACAAGGCGGGTATCATGAAGACGGGCAGTCCGGCATTCACGGTCGAGCAGGTCCCCTCCGCGGCGGGGGTTCTGCAAGACCgagccaaggagaagagtgtGGATTTGAAGGTGCTACACGTTGACGAGAGGTTGAGGGGTGTCAAGATTCGGCCAGATGCGCTGTTTCAGAAGAAGAATGCTACGCTGGCGGTTGCCCTTGCGGCATCAgccctgaagaagctgggtgttgatgtcgatgtcaACGGCACCGACAGTCCACTCCCACAAGAATTCGTAGACGGGTTGGAGAAGACAGTATTCAGGGGCCGCTGCGAAGTCAAGGAGGAAGACAAGGTAAAGTGGTTTGTTGACGGCGCCCACACAGCCGACAGTTTAAAAAT CACCGGTCCACGCATCATCATATTCAACCAGCAGGGCCGCACCGAAGCAATCGACTTCCTCACGCCCCTCCAGAAGACCACATCTCGCCCCTCGCCCCTCCCATCCTTTGACCACGCCATCTTCTGCACAAACGTCACGTACGCCAAGACAGGATACAAGCGGGACTTTGTCAACCGCGGCATCGACCCCAAGGAGATTGAGACGCTGTCCGTGCAGAAGCGATTCGCCGAAAAGTGGAGGGAGATTGATCCCGCTGCCAATGTCGTCGTGATGCCTACTATTGAGGAGGCGCTGGACTATGCGAGACGTGTGGGCGAGGGATTGGATGAGGGGAAGGTGATGGCGTATGTTACGGGGAGTTTGCacttggttggtggtgcGTTGGGGATATTGGAGAAGGCGGATGCGTTGTAA
- a CDS encoding folylpolyglutamate synthase (similar to Cordyceps militaris CM01 XP_006669323.1): MSRTYQDALEKLTSLQSNRTITQLFDTTQGNNQPPARDLNALAIPEVTRWLERAGYTTQDLTRMRHIHVAGTKGKGSVCAFATSLLRQYGTVGTYTSPHLVSPRERIAINGEPVSQAQFASAFFELWDRFTESARREGVDVDVAEGPTTKPFFFRFLTIMAWHIFLTEGVTNVVMECGIGGEYDATNILPARAVSAAVISQLGIDHVAMLGETVEEITWHKAGILKDGVKGFTVKAEASVMRVLRERAAEKNATLVEVDSGEIEAWGGVEGNLKGGFQKLNQALAVMAVKEHMGISGGLGVIPSEMVKGLREATLRGRCEVVRDGDGTWLLDGAHTKESLVEVARWLGQNVDEGEEVVLVFNQQERNAGELLAGFLEAAERVMGRYVFVSALFTRNEMKGVGDGDVTVQEGAARKMTEVVPGCTTAVFDNIEDTIEHARTLIQNKDKKQGKVLVTGSMHLVGGALRVLEPDSLL; the protein is encoded by the coding sequence ATGTCTCGTACTTACCAGGACGCCCTTGAAAAGCTCACATCCCTCCAGTCAAACCGCACCATCACACAGCTCTTCGACACTACACAGGGAAACAACCAACCCCCAGCCCGGGATCTCAACGCTCTCGCCATCCCAGAAGTCACCAGATGGCTAGAACGCGCGGGCTACACAACACAGGACCTCACCCGCATGCGCCACATCCACGTTGCTGGCACCAAAGGCAAGGGATCGGTATGCGCCTTCGCGACCTCCCTCCTCCGGCAGTACGGAACCGTAGGCACGTATACGAGTCCACATCTCGTTAGTCCCCGGGAGAGAATAGCCATAAATGGCGAGCCCGTGTCCCAGGCACAATTTGCCAGCGCTTTTTTCGAGCTCTGGGATCGGTTTACAGAGTCTGCGAGGAGGGAAggcgtggatgttgatgttgcggAGGGACCGACTACGAAGCCCTTCTTTTTTAGATTTCTGACGATTATGGCGTGGCACATCTTTTTAACGGAGGGGGTGACGAATGTGGTTATGGAGTGTGGAATTGGGGGCGAGTATGATGCGACGAATATTTTGCCGGCGAGGGCTGTTTCTGCGGCTGTGATTTCGCAATTGGGTATTGACCATGTTGCTATGCTGGGAGAGACGGTGGAGGAAATTACGTGGCATAAGGCAGGGATATTGAAGGATGGGGTGAAGGGGTTTACGGTCAAAGCTGAGGCGAGTGTGATGAGGGTGTTGAGGGAGAGAGCCGCTGAGAAGAATGCCACGCTGGTGGAGGTTGATAGCGGCGAGATTGAAGCATGGGGCGGCGTGGAGGGTAATCTGAAGGGCGGATTTCAGAAGCTGAATCAGGCTTTGGCTGTCATGGCTGTGAAGGAGCATATGGGTATCTCGGGGGGATTGGGAGTTATACCGAGCGAAATGGTCAAGGGACTGAGGGAAGCTACCCTGAGAGGAAGATGCGAGGTAGTTCGTGATGGAGACGGAACGTGGCTACTTGACGGGGCACATACGAAGGAGAGTTTGGTCGAGGTGGCGAGGTGGTTGGGTCAGAATGTGGACGAGGGCGAAGAggtggtcttggtgtttAATCAGCAGGAGCGGAATGCGGGTGAGTTGCTGGCTGGGTTTCTGGAAGCGGCCGAGAGGGTAATGGGACGGTATGTTTTTGTGTCAGCTCTGTTTACGAGGAATGAGATGAAGGGAGTGGGAGATGGCGATGTTACTGTTCAGGAAGGAGCTGCGAGGAAGATGACTGAGGTTGTGCCAGGCTGTACGACCGCGGTgtttgacaacattgaggaTACGATTGAACATGCAAGGACGCTTATACAGAATAAGGATAAAAAGCAGGGCAAGGTTTTAGTAACGGGGAGTATGCATCTTGTCGGTGGTGCGTTGCGGGTTCTCGAGCCCGATAGTCTATTATAG